The following are encoded together in the Plasmodium knowlesi strain H genome assembly, chromosome: 8 genome:
- a CDS encoding SICAvar, type I (fragment), whose translation MASGAGDGLLQKWLEQHASMAAAGSAEERAKKITIKLKSDLGAAWDKLRASLSQGEAQEMTDLCSKERTWSSERGSTNEQEYLKDLCKAVVELRYFTAGGGTVAVKQLNFDKNISQDQWYPRCVVGALALSELYGDHCHLEKVVKEISSKVEEKLGGHTETTGNLGRCRDITRTDIMLARGLLHNEIQQWTKEKRDKGSSGGWRIGQLWEKKWKPVCLQGGRMEEAKKHYLEENKATVVSFSGLNNDVDPKSGQLSTIADILTKPELTLNESIVEQALTASLEGNGTSFKAEVLTQVLEKETQNRR comes from the exons ATGGCGTCAGGAGCGGGGGATGGACTCCTGCAGAAGTGGTTGGAGCAGCATGCTAGTATGGCAGCGGCGGGAAGTGCAGAGGAGAGGGCCAAGAAAATTACA ATAAAGTTGAAGAGTGATTTGGGAGCAGCATGGGATAAATTACGAGCTTCTCTGTCGCAGGGGGAAGCACAGGAAATGACAGATCTATGCTCGAAGGAGAGGACATGGTCCAGCGAGAGAGGGTCAACGAATGAGCAGGAATATTTGAAAGATTTATGTAAAGCGGTAGTGGAGTTGAGATATTTTACCGCGGGCGGGGGAACGGTAGCCGTGAAACAGTTGAACTTCGATAAGAACATAAGCCAAGATCAGTGGTATCCGCGCTGTGTTGTTGGCGCATTGGCCTTGTCGGAACTATACGGGGATCATTGTCATTTAGAGAAGGTCGTAAAGGAAATATCATCTAAGGTGGAAGAGAAGTTAGGGGGGCATACGGAAACTACGGGGAATCTGGGCAGATGTAGGGACATTACGCGCACAGACATAATGCTGGCTAGAGGACTTCTGCATAATGAAATCCAACAGTggacaaaggagaaaagggacAAAGGAAGTTCGGGAGGCTGGAGAATAGGGCAATTGTgggagaagaaatggaagccCGTTTGTCTGCAAGGTGGACGGATGGAGGAAGCAAAGAAGCATTatttagaagaaaataaagcaaCTGTAGTATCCTTCTCAGGGCTGAATAACGACGTTGACCCTAAAAGTGGTCAATTATCTACCATAGCAGACATTCTGACGAAGCCCGAGTTAACTCTGAATGAGAGCATCGTAGAACAAGCACTTACAGCATCGCTGGAAGGAAATGGAACTTCCTTCAAAGCGGAAGTCCTAACGCAGGTGTTAGAGAAGGAAACGCAGAACAGAAGAG